A region of Pseudorasbora parva isolate DD20220531a chromosome 14, ASM2467924v1, whole genome shotgun sequence DNA encodes the following proteins:
- the ier5 gene encoding immediate early response gene 5 protein, with protein sequence MEYKVEAHRIMSISLGKIYNSRIQRGGIKLHKNLLVSLVLRSARQVYLSDYYSGACLNAQGEREGNEWDIMDSEREKFPPSTTECDQAESPEEPQPSKQPETSEKEREYRENEDEVKLDQADCTSTLQEQTLNSSLDSVGNVSSETQPEAINEPTESPSDSTVAEHQSTPVADGESHQSPKTHVCSNRKRSAEESESGDAPQKRTKVASSNAKEDEEGEKMDTSNVSNLITIFGSSFSGLLSKDSAKPEAEAEDSGQICCDQMLKSLNPWSTAIVAF encoded by the coding sequence ATGGAATACAAAGTGGAAGCCCATCGGATTATGAGTATTTCCTTGGGGAAAATCTACAACTCACGCATTCAACGAGGCGGCATTAAATTGCACAAAAACCTCCTGGTATCGTTGGTCCTTCGCAGCGCGCGCCAGGTCTATTTGAGCGACTACTACAGCGGCGCGTGCCTGAACGCTCAAGGCGAACGCGAAGGGAACGAATGGGACATTATGGATTCAGAGCGGGAGAAATTCCCTCCCTCTACAACGGAATGTGACCAAGCAGAAAGCCCAGAGGAGCCTCAACCGAGTAAACAGCCCGAGACGAGCGAGAAAGAGCGGGAATATCGCGAAAACGAAGACGAGGTGAAATTAGACCAGGCGGATTGTACTTCCACTTTACAAGAGCAAACGCTAAACTCTTCGTTGGACTCTGTTGGCAACGTTTCATCTGAAACGCAACCGGAAGCCATTAACGAACCCACGGAGAGTCCCTCAGACAGTACAGTAGCAGAACACCAGTCAACGCCTGTAGCGGACGGGGAATCACATCAATCACCCAAAACGCACGTTTGTTCAAACAGGAAAAGAAGCGCGGAGGAGTCGGAAAGTGGCGATGCGCCTCAAAAAAGGACCAAAGTCGCTTCCTCAAACGCTAAAGAGGACGAGGAAGGCGAGAAGATGGACACAAGTAACGTGTCCAACCTCATAACGATATTTGGTTCCAGTTTCTCAGGACTTCTCAGCAAAGACAGCGCTAAACCTGAGGCTGAGGCCGAAGATAGTGGTCAAATCTGCTGCGACCAAATGCTGAAGAGCCTAAACCCTTGGAGTACAGCGATAGTAGCTTTCTAA